One Danio aesculapii chromosome 22, fDanAes4.1, whole genome shotgun sequence genomic window carries:
- the srsf3b gene encoding serine/arginine-rich splicing factor 3b: protein MHRDCPLDCKVYVGNLGNNGNKSELERAFGYYGPLRSVWVARNPPGFAFVEFEDPRDATDAVRELDGRTLCGCRVRVELSNGEKRTRSRGPPPSWNRRPRDDYRRRSPPQRRRSPRRRSFSRSRSRSFSRERRRERSLSRDRNHKPSRSFSRSRSRSRSNDRK, encoded by the exons ATGCATCGCGACTGCCCCCTTGACTGCAAGGTATACGTTGGGAATCTGGGGAATAATGGGAATAAGTCTGAGCTTGAGAGGGCGTTTGGCTACTACGGGCCTCTGAGGAGCGTCTGGGTGGCCAGAAACCCTCCTGGTTTTGCTTTTGTTGAGTTTGAAGACCCTCGTGATGCCACAGACGCCGTCAGAGAGCTGGACGGGCG GACCCTTTGTGGTTGCCGAGTGAGGGTTGAATTGTCCAATGGCGAGAAACGAACTCGTAGCCGGGGTCCGCCTCCTTCCTGGAACCGTCGCCCACGGGATGACTACCGCCGACGCAGCCCGCCCCAGAGGCGCAG ATCGCCCAGGAGGAGGAGCTTCAGTCGTAGTCGCAGCAG ATCTTTTTCCAGAGAACGCAGAAGGGAGCGATCTCTGTCCCGCGACAGGAACCACAAACCCTCACGATCTTTCTCCCGGTCAAGGAG TCGTTCCAGATCTAATGACCGGAAATGA
- the pth4 gene encoding parathyroid hormone 4 has protein sequence MLKMQRSQQRVALMMLMVVAAVHCQESESRRAVTEHQLMHDRGRSIQSLKRLIWLSSAIEGLHTAQARTLEPESRWRSRGVQLYSQPGREESSGGQKRALETLLSDMYRPHLTPGFGLGEPEK, from the exons ATGTTGAAGATGCAGAGATCTCAGCAGCGCGTTGCTCTCATGATGCTGATGGTGGTCGCCGCCGTGCACTGTCAGGAGAGCGAGAG TAGGCGTGCGGTCACAGAGCACCAGCTGATGCATGACCGCGGTCGCTCCATTCAGAGTCTGAAGCGTCTGATCTGGCTGTCCAGTGCCATTGAGGGGCTTCACACTGCGCAGGCACGAACACTGGAGCCCGAGAGCAGGTGGCGCTCTCGCGGGGTGCAGCTCTACTCTCAGCCCGGCAGAGAGGAGAGCAGCGGCGGCCAGAAGAGGGCGCTGGAGACACTGCTGAGTGACATGTACCGGCCACACCTGACGCCGGGGTTCGGCCTCGGAGAACCGGAGAAATAA